aaatcccacaactCACAGCAATTAGCAATGTCAGCTAGCTGTCACTTCTCTTTTGGCCTAAATATTGCTGGAGATCAACCACCATTCCAGTTCTAGGAAGGATTTTGAACAAGttatttctttttgaatatCGTTATTCCTGAGACTCTGTTGTGATATCAAATTAATTTGCAATTAATAAATGAGCCTGATTCTTGGTACCAGTTGTGATTTTCTTGCCAATGGAAATAGGCTTGGGGAAGACATAAAAAGGTCCTAAAATGCACTAACTCTCATCAACACATAGTACAACCTACATCAAAAGATTCAACAATTATCATTCAGGGTCCCTATTAATGTACACAACTGTTAAGAACTAACTACTGCAGTTGCATTTTTCCTAGAAATGCTATAAACATTTCTCAGATTTAAAACACTGAGACAACATTAAATAATCTGTGTTGTTCCCCATGCACTGTTTCAACTTCCCTGCCCTTCTTCAGCCATATAAAAAGTAATAGAAATCACACTTGGGTGAGGAAGACACACAACAATGATTAAATTTTTTCTCCAAAGCACAGACTAGTGTCAGCATCCTCTACCCCTACCCTACAGCACATGTATTAAAATATACTATTTCTGTTCCTTTGAatcttatattttaaaagactcTTTGAACTAGAGATTTTAAACATGGCATTCTTTTAAAGACAACAGGACACATCTGGTGATAGGAATTCATCATGCTTTCTTCCTCAGTACCTAGGCCAATCCATTTTATAAATTAAGCTTATGAATTAAGCTGACTGATATCTCTCAGGCGACCTATTCATTAGGTGAACATGATTTCAAATGAGTCAGAAACTGTCCAGAATTTGCCCCAAACATGACAATTAGGTTGAAATGAATGTggttttttaaaagtcaaaatTTTTGCTGTGTGGTTTCCAAACCAAAGTTTTGAAACTTGCCTTGAAGCTTGCTGAACTTTAAGTAAATGAGAATTAAAATGAAACCCCATGCAGAATATaaaattgtttggttttggcCACACAAAATGCTTAACCAAACAATATTTTGGATAAAATTAATAGGTTGGGTGTCTTAACTGACTACTAGTTTTGTGGTCCAATgcattttaatacagaaaattaaagtTCAATAGAAAATTAAACAGAATTGCTTAATGCATTATTTCATTCTTCTATTTTACAAAGAGCAATTTCTGCTAGCATCTAGAGAATGACGAAGAGTCTTTggaaaaacacacaggaaaCACTTTCAAAATTGAATCATTCCAACACCAGAGTAACGAATAAACAAGTTGGTGCCGTCAACCCTTGTGAATAGATGTGAAAACAAACCAATATAGCTTATAAgggttatttatttatctatacACAATGTATGTAGATAAATAATCTAGTAAATTGAGCACTTCTAATTTGATTCAAGCAAGGAAATGCTTTTCATATTCATAGACCTAAGTCTCAAACATGGAGCCAGAACCTTAAAGGAGAAAATCTaactataaaatatataaaacacaATTACTTGGCCATTCAactgtattttatttgtgtGCATAAGGtatggaaaaatgaaaagtcaCTTGTAACAGATGTTGCACTCCTGTCATAGAAGAGCATTGGACTGAAAGGCATGTTGTGAAAAGAAGGTTTGCAACACAGAtaagtttttctgttttgagcATATGATCTTTATTTCAACTATTACATAACTTTACAGAATAAGATTTCTGAGttgaatttttctctttcctcctacTACTCTTCCAAGTTTTGATGTTCATACTTTAGTTCCCACACTCTTCACAAGACAAAGAATTATTTATGTACAATACTCTGAAAGGCACCTCAATCAACATGACACCTTCATATTTATTTGTAGTATACCACTTGCACAAATTGGAGTGAGAGTGGGGAGTATACAGTGAACACAAGTCATCAagaataataattataaaagaggaaaaataaagagtcTGGTGTATGAAAGTTTCTTCATTACTccttattatatttataatcaTCAAATTTCCTTTCACATTTTCCAGCTCTGTAAAGTAAGACTTGCGTGTCCTCCCTCAAAGCTTGTTTGTAAGACATATAATTCCAAGCAGCCATGCTTAAAGGAATTTTATAAACTATTTTATAATGTGGCAGGATAATTTCCCTGTGCAGAGAGTCACCGGACACAGAAGTTGTTTCTTTGCCAGAATAATACTTCCCAGTTTTGATAATGATGATTTTTATTAGCTTCTGAGAAAAGCTGCCACCTGGTTATATCCATAATCAGTTCCTGTGCTGGGGGTCTCTGCAAGTCACAGGGTTCACAGATGAAAACCTTGAGTGTCCTGCACAAAACCTCAAGAGATATCACTTCCCCCCAAGTCAGTATTACACACATACAGCTTTGCAAAATTTTACCAGCCACCTTTGCCCACAATAAAGTAACTTTACTCTTTTTGCAGTCAAGGGGTCTCTTTGCCTGGAAACTCTCCTGTTtctgggagctgcctgtgaaTTCCATGCTGATGAGGCTTGATGGAAGTAGAGCTTTCCACCAGCAATACCCATGGTCAAGACAGAagcagtgacacagcagcagcagcagcagcagcagcagctcttcatTCACAGGAGCATCTCAGTATCTCACTGATTCCATTTCAGCCGATCTGAAATCTTTATGCCGTGTTCCTCTCTTCGTCCTCCTTTCTTAGTGTTTagggaagaaagaaatgcagaaaaagaaagccCAGAGGAAGAGCTTACACTAAGATATCACTTCTTTTGCTGCACCATACTACCAGTGTTATCATGGCACATGTCAGCATGACTGGGATCAAGATCAGTGTTATGAGAATTTCATCCGGTGGATCTTCCCAGTGAACCTTTTCTGAAGTACAGTTTGAAAAGAATTGTTTATGAATTCCAGTGATAAAGCCTTCTGCAAGGGGGTTTGGCCAAAAGCAACTTGCATTGTTGGCTTCACGTTCTGTGCACTGGGTAAAGTTGTCATAATACCTGGgagtagaagaaaaataagagaagttGAAACAGAATGTATATGCATGTTACACTTGGAGAAAGCTACGGAGGGCGCCATAAGAAATCTCTAAGAGTGTGTCTATCGCGTCGATTTTCTGCTGAAGGACCTCCAGTAGAAGCTTGGCACAGCGAGGCAGAAGGAGAACTGACTCACACGTACTAATGCAACTGAGAGATTCCATGTGAAGTTCTGAGATCCCAGATGTGCAATAATCAAACCACGACTGCAGCCAGGACCTCCTAATGCCATTTAAGTACAGATAGAACTCCCTCACCAGAGACATCTACAGATTCTTTAAAAAGCATGCACACAAATGTGCCAAGAACAGGACATTTTGAACAAAGTATTTCATGCCTCATCTGCCGCTAGACATGATGTTGTCGTGAAAATTATGATGTGGCACTAGGACTGAATCACAACATGCAGTACTGTGTAAAAATTTTGGTTCTGTTGCACTCTGATGTaagaaaataatgggaaaataaacacacagaaagTTATCTTTTGACAAAATTCCTCTTCTTTCCAACTCTAGCAAATGTCCAGCAGggaataaataaagaaataaattctaatTACATGTTTGCTTATGAAAAGCTGGGAATTCCTTATAATACCTAACATGTGATTTCAAGACTGCATGTGCTAAAATTTACCTGTCCAGGAATAACTTATATTTATGAGAATTGGCTACccctcaggaaaaagaaaaaaggcaacaaTAAGCCTAAATGAGTTTTGCAGTGTTATTTTAAGCCAAAGAAATTCAGGAAGTGAATGGATATGGGGGAGGAGATCGGAAATTAGGAAGACGAAGAGTGTCTGGTCAGTGCATGAATAGGGCAAGAAATAAGGAAGCTGAATTATTGTCTGTTGCATTTATTTTAGTCCTGCGTGACTCAATAAACTCACTTCAAAGGggaattaaaaatagaaaggagAGAGCAAAAGCCCACAACACTTCTAGGGACAGCATCTTATTATAACATCTGAAGACCCTGCTCTCCCTCACACCACATAAATATGGACTCCTGGTGATTGACTCGTTCTGACATTAAGTCCTACAGGGGACTAATGTTGACTAAATGCTCTGCTGTAAACTAAAGGAAAAGAGACATTTCAGAATTTGGGCCAAGACTGAAGTCTGCTGTCTACTGTGTGTCTGTCAGGGGAAATGTCTGCCTGCCCATGCTACAACTACACAGGTTGGGATCACAGCCTGCTGAGCATCTAAATTCTCAGGGCTGTGttcacagaagaagaaaaagcatcaCAGAAAGGGGCTTCTGCGAGTTCCTTGTAGTTCTCATTTTCAAGGAGCTTGAGCCAATAATGCTTCATTCATAAGCAAACACACTGGACATCTAACAACAAAATCCATCATGAAGTTGCATATACGCACAATATATGTGCATTTTAAACAAAGCAACTAGAAAGGAAGCTTTTGTGACATCAGCAACCACAGGAAAACAACAGGAAgtaagctaaaaataaaatacaaatatcagCTGTTTGCTATTTTAATTGTGTCATTCTTCTGTGTGACCTGATGGCATCCATTCTTTATGTCCTTGGACTAAATTAGGAACTGGAGATGTCTAATTGAATGTGGGACATATAGTCCCAGAGGACCTGAAGAGCAACCGGTCTGAAGGCAAGGCTACAAGGTTCAGCAGGCTACAATGCAGAGATGGAGGGGCATCCATCTGCCCAGACAGATCAGTGCTCCACCTGGCACAGACACTCCAGAGTGCTGgactctgctccagcctgctctgggcCATGCTCTCATGGGCACCTTTGTGCCATCAATGGCCACTGTTACAGCTGCCTCAATTAAAAAATCAACAATAAATCCAGGTAATGTCACCATAAAAGTACCCTAAGCTCAAAGATTTGTTGATGTATTTTTTTGCCTCCGTGTTTAAAATCCGATAGAAAAGTCAGTGTTCTACAAAGAATtctgtagatttttttcttaaatgttaGAGGgtgtaaacaaaaatatttgccaGTGATTTTTGATTGTAAATACAACACAGCTAGTAGAAGCTGGTTAAGTCTTGCCAAAAGGCCAGATAAAAATAACTTGGGAGAtaaattgtatttgaaatacTGAATCCCTAAGGGCCAAAGtagaataaaaatgttattgtAATTGTTGGAGCTGTTGGAGTTGGAGTTCCTTATATTTTTTACTTAAAACCTTCTCTCAtgaataaaaaagggaaaaaaatcctacctGCACTATAACTCTTAGCTCACACAACTGTGAGAATGTAGATAAAGGAAAatctcagctgctggagaaccGCATGTCTGCCAGAAAAGGTGAAATCACTTCAATATTTATGTAGTTTTGTAATTTAGAGTTTATGCACTGCAACAGAAAgttcatacaaaaaaaaaaaaaaagatcctcTGTGCATGGCACTGCGGAACAGCTGCCTCAGACGGGAGCAACTGCATCCTATTACTACAGCATGGATGCTTTTGTAGTTGACCAATTGGTTTGcaagttgggattttttaagaAGGAGATGGTGGTTAATAGATATTTAATTTCAGTTGAATTCTCCTATGCCTAATCCTTTCATGTCTTACATAATTCTTTTCAATCAAATGGTAAAGGCTGGAATAGAAAACCTTTCCATTCTGTTTAATAAAATGGCTATGACAAAGATGTCCTGGCCTCTGACTGGAGATATTTCAAGAAGTGCATTAAAGTTCCACAGCTTGTGAAAGGAAAGAACGAGAAATTATAATTTCTACTTGTTCTCCAAACAAATAACTGGAGAGCACATCGGAGCTCAAGCTCCTTCACTTTTCAGATTATAGGAGGGTGTGGGAACATCCTTAATTCTTTGTGCTGAGACACATTTTCATCTCTTTCAAGCTAACTACAAGGGACCTAGGTAGTACTCAGGAAAGGGATATTCACAGGGAGACTGGTCACAAGCTTTGTGACAAATGAGCCAAAAAATTATATGAGTTTCAACTCAGCTAAGTAGTCCAgtacaaaaaacccaaaatctaaGCACAGTCTGAGCAGCAAGATTCACATGAAGGTGAATATTGAGCATATCAGGGCAAAGCACCTGATATATCAGGATAACTGAGCATATCAGGTGCTTTGCTCTGATATGCTCAGGATAACTTTAGTTTCTATTGAGGAACCAACTCCTTCGTCATACTGCACAGGATTGAAAATACTTTCAGGgaacacaaaaaataattactttcaGAGCAATCTTTGAACTATAACACATTTGTCATGAAAGATAATTTTCAATATTCTAGAACAATACCTCATTTTCAGAGCACACAAACTTTTTCTTCTATACCTTACATTTTCACTAAACCAGATAATAACAACCGTGTCACtgggtaggtttttttttttgtttaaactgtgcattttgtattttacccatgagaaaatacatttttacatATTACCTATAACTAAGAACCTGGAAACCTGGACAGCTATTATGAGGAATGGTAGTGGACACATTTGCCTTAATGGGACAGAGTTTCATGGGGTGTCCACTCAAACTATTTAAATAGAGAGCTAGGTTTATTGCATCTCATCTATCTCAGGGTACACAGTTGCCTCTCACTCAGGGCACTTCTCAGTCTAAGTGGGGCTTGAATCTCATCCATAGTTTCCCACATTTCCAGGGAGGAACATGGTAAATTCTTGCTCTATCTTCCTCAATATCCCTGCACAGGAAAACTGCAGGGGTGAATGGTTTACAAAAACACAAGTCTCACAACCCCCTCCTCCACATTTTTGTGATACTAAGAAaacaaatagattttttaaCTAAGAGTTTTGACAAATAAGTGTTTTCCACTGCAAAACTGCTATTTCAAAGAATCACAAACACTTATCAAAAAGCTGaatactatatatatattactTAAGACAAACATTTGAGGGCATTTTCTGGCTGCAGCCAGTAGACCCACTATCAGTTCCAACTGGAGAATCTTCCCACCTCTCCAGCACCCATGGACAGACCACCACAGAGACATTCAGCATATAAGCAGTCAGGAATGTTTTGCAGTGGCTTAATGAGGAGGGCCAGGCATTAAAAACCAATACACCACACTTTCACTACcccatttaaaataattcagtttcaTGATTCCTGATATAATTAGAGAAGGGTAGTACAAGATATATAATACATTGTGAGTAATTTTTGCTATTTTGAGTCCACTAAGTACTCAGAATACAGTGAAAAATCTCTCTTGAGATAATTGAGTCTTGATGCAAACCAGGTAACAGGTACACCAGGGACACCCACTCCTGCTACTATACAATCCCAGATAGCAACCTAGAGGCACTTTTTCAGGACACTACAAGTCATGTGgtgtatttttataaaaatgctttaaaattatttgctttccCCCAGATTATTCAACCAAAAATTTCTTTATACACATTCACATATTAAATTGAATTATCATCCTTGTAACTTCCACCCAGACTGGAAtacaaaaatctgaaaagtaaaaatattaacaAGAAATATCATATGATGAGAAAGGCTTTTCTTACAGCATTTCTAGACGAAGTGGAGGCAGGAAGTAGCAAAAAacttcacaaaaataaaaagcctaTTCTTATGTAAGATGCAGCCAGACTATATAGAATTTCCATGAGTAACAGCCTGGATGAACTTCAAATAAGGGTCCAAACCTTAAGATGATAATTTCCTGATGTTTCACCACCATGTTAAAAGGACAGCTTCAATTTTATAGTGAGTTAGGAGCCTGTAAATGTGGTGGAATATTTCTGAGATTTTCTCACTCAGTATCTCTCCAAACAGATTGGTGACTGTGTCTCACCATTCCTTTAATCACATATCTTCTGCCAAGATGAGTATTCTCACAGTCACATTTTTACCTCCCTAATCAGATCAGATCTACTGTTGTGCAGCTCCTGTACAGGATTCAGCCTCAAGAAAATAATGTGCTACAAAAacacagggaaggaaatgaatGGGGGTGGGGAGAAACAggtttaatgaaaaaattataaagtaCAGTTTACTCTCATGCCACTAAATAATGGACGTTGAGACAGATTTACTCACTTGGGttgaaaataataaacagaTTCTGGTATCCTTTGAAGTAATTACAGAGCTCCACCCTTAGTTTCACATCAACAGCTGTctggaaaatgcaaaataaactgaactaaaaccccaaaaatgcacAACTATTACTAAATTGTTGTTAATTCCCTAAAGATACagacagaaaatttaaatataaagagCAACTATAGATGCAAGCAGTTACTTTATACATCTAATAGCCATCTTTAATGAGCAGCAGAAACCACTATATTAAGCAAATGTAGAACAAGGAGGTAAATGTAGCCTGACATAAGGCATTGCATTATTAAGATCAAATATTTAGTAGCACCAGAATTTTACCAAGCCAAAAACTTCAACCCGCAAGCAGGCTTTACCTTCCACCACTCCTGACTAGATTTTAATGATTATTTAGTTGTACACTCAGCCCATTTTTGGAGAACACCCAGTAAGAGGGGAAGTAGTCTCTGAAGCCATCACTAACCACATCATGTCTTCAGAAGCCAATCCCATATCTCCCTTGAATTAGACAAAAATCAAAAGAGTAAGTGAAGGCAAATCCTAATCCCACAAACACTTAAGCATACATATCCAACTTCTTATAAGCACAGTATCTCACAAGTAGCCATCAGAGATGATGTGTGGAAAATGTCCTTAATAGCATGAATAGAATCATTACATATCTGCTTCCCATAGTCAAACACATCAGGCTTGTGATTCTGTCAcgaaaatgcaaattttaaaaccTCTTATTTGTGGATCAAGTTTCAAAGTTTTTGTCAAGTTGGTCAACTAGTGAAAGCCTTCATTTTTTTGGGCTTCTCACCAAAGGAGACAGCATGTTTCTGGGGACAAGCACTTTTTTTGTGTGCATcaatatttgaaattttacaGCTGAAATTTTAAACCTTGTACTAGAACACATGAACAGAAGCAGGAAGCATTCCAAAATTCAGATCCAAATTATAAGACCATCTTCAGATCTCCAGTAAACACTTCTCAGTGCTCAAAATGGCAGATGCACAATTTCTGCTACCTCATCTGCTTTTTCTCTATTATAGTCAGTTATTTCTCTATTTAATTCAGATTACTTCACAATGACAGGGCAAAGGCAATACCTGACTAAGactgggattttttcctttcccatcagCTGTACATCATGCATCTCCCCTCAGTGTCATTAGGAAAACCATTAGCATTTTCTGGTACATATCCTCTTTCAAAGGCCAAGCATGACAGAGGTGAGAGCCCTGAAAAGCCAATAGCACAATTTGAAGGCAAATTCCTACTATTTATTGTCATATACAATTTCAAATCAAACTTCTGCATGCTTCAAAACCATTTTATGTTGCCTTTACAGTCGATAAAAACACTGGAATAATTGTAAGGCATGATGCACAATACAGCTTCCTTGAAGCTTCCCCTGCCAAGGAAGAGAGCCCAGGACAAGTAGTACTTTGGACAGATGAGTCCCACACCTGCTGTGCCTAGCAAATAAAAAGCCTCATTAAAAGAAAGCCAGCTAGTAGAGAATTACACTCAAATCTGCCACTGTAGTGATGGAGAGACATGCAAGCAGCATGCTATCCTTGTGTCTATCTCAGCTCAACTCCTTCCCAAAAGCACTTCCACCTGAGCCACCAGAGATTGGCACAACCCTCACTGCAGTCAGTGCAAATGCAAGCGCTCCTGGTGCAAGCAGGTGTTTGGGTCAGCCACTGACACAGCCGCCTGCTGAGGTGGTTCTGCTTTCTCCAAACACATCAGTCACTTTGTTCATTCGCCTGGTAAAGTTTGCAACAATTAACAGCTTATTTGTCTCCACTCTTCTCAGAATGTTCCAACCCCATGATAAAACCATAATTCCAGCACTGCTTCCAAAATTAAATGCTCACCCAGCTTCAATCCAATCATCCAACACCAGGGGAGGAGCCAGAGTCAGGAGGGAAGCTGCTGGCCCAGAACTGCTCTGAGCTCATGCCACATTTCAGGAGCTCGaggcttttctttccatctAGATTAACCAAGCTGGCAGGTGAGCAGAGAAAATGTGGTTTGAATTCAGACTGGTGCTCCACCGCTCGGCCTCCAGACAGCCACTCAAAACAAGCAACCATGaagataataatttttctgaCCAACAGGCAAAAActcacagagaaagaaaacacagaagggCCCTTCTTCTTCATTCCAGCTTACATCTGCAAACAACTGCTCCGTATTCCATTTTTATGAGGATATTAAAGAGTATTAGAGTGTCACCTGCTGAGTGGAAGCTGTTATTAGATTCTACTTACTCCAAAGTAGCACAAGCCTTTTATAATACCACAGCACTATTTCTCCAATTGGAAAGAGGGGAGAGAAATATCTGGTAATATGCAGCTGTGAAAGAGAAGTCATCAGTCAATCAGGCTTACATTTTGAGGAACACCCACTGTAGCATCTCCAcagactgaatttttttttaaattaaaaaaaaaaaaaatctaagttgAACTTCTCATCATCATTTTCATAACCCTCCTCCCATAATTTTTATGAGCATGTAAAGAGTGTATACTTTTCCTGATTATTTATGGAAAATGGGTTTTatataaacttttaaaaatacctgtaATTTAAAAAGCCACTTGCTTTGGGAGGAGAGTGGCTGTTGTGTTCTGCTCCAAGCAGAGCACAAATAATGAGAGTTAAAAATCAGTTGACTAATTACAGATCTTAAGCTTCAGATTATGTCAGCTGCTGGACTAGTTAAAGAATAAATCCTTTTTGCAGTCTTGCATAATAAATGAATTATGTGAAATTGCAATCTAGGCATGCACAGCTCACAAACGAGACCAAAACTGATGAAAAATTAACCATAAAATCAGAGGAACGGTAGCAATATTAGAAATTGATTTGAAATTAAGCAAAAAAGACTGTTAGGGAAGAAGGCTAATATAGAAAATTTCTGCTTATCTGCAATTCAAATACATCATTATGTTTTAGCATGACTTTGACAGCACAGCATGTTCACCATTGACTGCCTTGACAACCTTTGATTTCCACTCCTTCTATACTCAGCActtatttttgagaaaatttttaattttacaaagCTGCCATATCTCTATTATTTCTATAAGCACTACAGGCATCTCAGAGATTGCCTTCAAGTTTGTCAATGCAGCCAGCAACAAGTGTCTGCCTTTTGCAGATTACACTACAGGCTGAAGAAGGTGACTTATCTGCTGAAGAGTGCAGAAGACTGCATGTCTTGAGACGACTTTCCGACACATAATTACATACTATTCTGTAAAGATAAATAGAAATGCCAGAGCGTTGGCAATTGACCatgtaaaatacttttttaaaaagtattgtTACATAATAAACTTCTGTAATTGAAACAAGACCCTGAATACAAAACATAGTAGTATTAATTCATACCTATTGTGTTGTCAACAGTTAACCACATGACTAATACCACATGTAGCCTGGAGcaagaaaatctctttttttgtctctgctgaGTTAATCTCCATTATTGTATGTTCGTGGTTGATCCATTTGAAAACAAGAATGTAGAAATTGTTTTGCAAACTAGAAGAACCAGAAAAGTTTGCAttaacttttccttttcataatACATTTATACATTTGTTTTCACTGCCTCTAAAAATATACTGTCCATTATATATGCATTGCATAATACAAAATAATCAGTCTATCAAGTTATACCATACTATTTTACCACCAAGCAACTTTACACAGAAATCTTATGCAATGGTTTTTATTAAATACAGCCTTTTAAAATAAGCTCCATGAAGACTGTTTTTGATTACTGATCTTACCACAATAAAATTCAAAAAGGTCATGAAAGGTGTTGAAAGGCTGACAGTCCTGAGATTTAACGACAGAACTGCTTTCTAACATCACCTCTAAGTTGCttacattattttttccaaGTGACTTAGAATTATTATATTCTTATATCTTTAACTATTTGTTAGCTGACTTGGAAATATGAGCACTGACATACTGATGCCACCTTGTGAGTGCAAGCTACCACCATTAGTCCAAGGCATCTACTGAAGTACACATCAATCTGACCCACAGCACCCTTCCTAAAATATTGTCACTGGGGTCTTCAGGTGACATCGACTTCACCAATGTTGAAAACTCTTTCCAAACTTCGAGAAAATACTGATATTTATATCACTGACCTCTTGGCAAATGCCAGATTTCATTCCCTcgttgaaaaaaaaatactcaggaCAAATAAATGTAACAGGTGTTAAAACTTAATGAAAAAATTCAGCATTCATGAATGTTTTTCACCACCCTTCTGCAGCATGTAAGACAGCCACAGAAAACACCATTTTCTGCTGTAATTCTccactaaagaaagaaaaagcattcaAAACTAATATCCAAAGCCTTTCCAATATCTCACCTGGAGTTATCAAATATAGACTTTATTTTCACAGCCATGTATTATATAAAATGACTGTGCCTCTCCTTTATAACAAAGGTGAAAACTATATTGCACTAAAGAACCATATTTCAGCCTCTGCATCTATCAGGAGGAAAGCAGTTATATGGGAATGATGTATTCCCGCCTCATGTTGAGCCCTGGTGTCTGAATTCAAACTAACCACTTTATTTCTATTCATCAGGACATATTCTTATCTACACAATACAAAACAAAGCCAGTACATTTCATATGAAAGTATGATGTGAAATAGAGATTCTATGTAAGATATTCTTCTACAGCCCCATTAAGTGACCCACCGTGCCTTTGCATTAACCTCACAGCAACTAGGACGGCTGATCCCAAAACAGCACATGATTGTACACattctcagcacagccctgtacCTGAGATTTTATAAACTTTAGGTTTCTTTCATTCCCaatgttttaaataatagatGGCAA
This Haemorhous mexicanus isolate bHaeMex1 chromosome 1, bHaeMex1.pri, whole genome shotgun sequence DNA region includes the following protein-coding sequences:
- the RAMP3 gene encoding receptor activity-modifying protein 3 — encoded protein: MEAQGSRRRHLSVLLLWVNGLMALGFTGARQQTELCNESLMLEKLPACGKFFEEMMKKVDSKKWCNLTEFIMYYDNFTQCTEREANNASCFWPNPLAEGFITGIHKQFFSNCTSEKVHWEDPPDEILITLILIPVMLTCAMITLVVWCSKRSDILV